Proteins from one Bifidobacterium sp. ESL0732 genomic window:
- a CDS encoding 3-isopropylmalate dehydrogenase, whose protein sequence is MTQQTSKKILNIAVIAGDGIGKEVTPEAQAVLDKAAQGDVSFNYTDYDLGAERYLRDGTLLTDEDLASIGEKDAILLGAVGDPRVTSGILERGLLIKLRFAFDQGVNLRPSKLYPGVSSPLKNPGDIDFAVVREGTEGLYSGMGGIIRRGTDQAIATEISMNTEFGVERAVRYAFELARKRDGKKNVTMVNKTNVLVHAGALWLDVMEKVAKDYPDVTWDYLHADACTIFMATNPSRFDVIVTDNLFGDVLTDLAGAVVGGIGYSASANINVANEHPSMFEPIHGSAPDIAGKSIANPTAAIVSVAMLLEHFGYDAAANRIHRAVEADIAENASKKRSTHQIGQDILNRL, encoded by the coding sequence ATGACTCAACAAACATCAAAGAAGATTCTAAATATAGCGGTCATCGCCGGCGACGGCATCGGCAAGGAAGTCACTCCCGAAGCCCAGGCCGTTCTCGACAAAGCCGCACAGGGCGATGTCTCCTTCAACTACACCGATTATGACCTCGGCGCGGAGCGCTATCTGCGTGATGGCACGTTGCTCACCGACGAGGATCTCGCCTCCATCGGAGAAAAAGACGCGATCCTGCTCGGTGCCGTCGGCGACCCTCGTGTCACTTCCGGTATCCTTGAGCGCGGTCTCTTAATCAAACTGCGCTTCGCCTTTGATCAGGGCGTGAACCTTCGTCCTTCCAAGCTCTATCCCGGCGTGTCTTCTCCGTTGAAGAATCCGGGCGACATCGATTTCGCCGTTGTCCGTGAGGGGACCGAGGGACTGTATTCCGGAATGGGCGGCATCATCCGTCGCGGGACCGATCAAGCCATCGCCACCGAAATCTCGATGAACACCGAGTTCGGTGTGGAACGCGCCGTACGCTACGCGTTTGAGCTTGCCCGCAAGCGTGACGGCAAGAAGAACGTCACCATGGTCAACAAGACCAATGTGCTCGTGCACGCTGGGGCCTTGTGGCTTGACGTGATGGAAAAGGTGGCCAAGGACTATCCTGACGTCACTTGGGATTATCTGCACGCCGACGCCTGCACCATCTTCATGGCTACGAATCCCTCGCGTTTCGACGTTATCGTCACCGACAATCTCTTCGGCGACGTGCTGACCGACCTCGCAGGTGCGGTGGTCGGGGGAATCGGCTATTCGGCTTCCGCAAATATCAACGTCGCCAATGAGCATCCCTCGATGTTCGAACCGATTCACGGTTCAGCGCCTGACATCGCCGGTAAGAGCATCGCCAATCCGACTGCCGCCATTGTTTCCGTGGCGATGTTGCTCGAACACTTCGGTTATGACGCGGCCGCGAATCGTATTCATCGCGCTGTAGAGGCTGACATCGCCGAAAACGCGTCCAAGAAACGTTCGACCCATCAGATCGGCCAGGACATTCTGAACCGATTGTAA
- a CDS encoding sugar phosphate isomerase/epimerase family protein translates to MKIALDPTPFYFDVKLLDLPQAVADAGYHYMQLAPHDDFLPFYTHPKADDELVDDLKKACKNAGVELVSLLPVYRTSWPDERERVWAVRNWKRAIEIAARLGVRTINSEFSGIPERYEESEAGFYATMEEILPILEREGIALNFDAHPYDFVENRIAADRVIRGLNSPLVGSVYVACHTFHYGNVLHEAAAEEGDKLRSVYISDSYDHTRSHNLRYIANPPGTNARVHQHLKVGDGDVDFKDLFATLKANGFLDREDSIICSNVFAEDETAHDTSVYQRETIERLVSEA, encoded by the coding sequence ATGAAAATAGCATTGGACCCAACGCCGTTCTATTTCGACGTGAAGCTGCTCGATTTGCCCCAGGCCGTCGCGGACGCGGGCTATCACTATATGCAGCTGGCGCCGCACGACGATTTCCTGCCGTTCTACACCCATCCGAAGGCCGACGACGAATTGGTCGACGATTTGAAGAAGGCTTGCAAGAACGCCGGAGTCGAACTCGTTTCGCTGCTGCCCGTCTACCGGACCAGCTGGCCTGACGAGCGCGAGCGCGTTTGGGCAGTGCGCAATTGGAAGCGTGCCATCGAGATTGCCGCGCGTCTTGGCGTACGGACGATCAACAGTGAATTCAGCGGTATCCCGGAGCGCTATGAGGAGTCGGAGGCCGGATTCTACGCCACCATGGAAGAGATTCTGCCGATACTCGAACGTGAAGGCATCGCCCTGAACTTCGACGCGCATCCTTATGATTTCGTCGAGAACCGCATCGCCGCAGACCGTGTTATTCGCGGGCTCAATTCACCTCTTGTCGGTTCGGTTTACGTGGCTTGCCATACGTTCCATTACGGCAATGTCCTGCACGAGGCCGCGGCCGAGGAAGGCGACAAGCTCAGGAGCGTCTACATCTCCGACAGCTATGACCACACCCGTTCGCATAACCTGCGCTATATCGCCAATCCTCCGGGGACGAACGCCCGCGTTCACCAGCACCTGAAGGTCGGTGATGGGGACGTCGATTTCAAGGATCTATTCGCCACCCTCAAGGCCAATGGTTTCCTCGATCGCGAGGATTCAATCATCTGCTCCAACGTCTTTGCCGAGGATGAGACCGCGCATGATACTTCGGTCTATCAGCGTGAGACCATTGAGCGTTTGGTGAGCGAGGCCTAG
- a CDS encoding HNH endonuclease family protein codes for MTIWHARGTCRRKSNNYDHRVVQGGKRANSAHFRQRRVNLDSLLVRFLILLMVASLIGIGFGLILPKVSKPFAQMTGQYVATGPVAQVLATLPVDDHPSTRGYDRDSFGYNTTDDDGNGCTIRDDILKRDMTSVRYKAPSACQVKTGALQEPYTGKSIRFVRGKQTSAAVQIDHVVALENAWQSGASKWDAATKQQYGNDAYNLLAVDGPANQQKGSASAAYWLPINRRFRCSYVARQVGVKQKYNLSVTTPEKQAISKVLKTCPAQQIPKE; via the coding sequence ATGACGATTTGGCATGCTAGAGGGACGTGTCGGCGGAAGTCCAACAACTATGACCATCGAGTTGTTCAAGGCGGCAAGAGGGCCAACAGCGCCCATTTCCGACAGCGTCGGGTCAATCTTGACAGCCTGCTGGTACGATTCTTGATTCTGTTGATGGTGGCCAGTCTTATCGGTATCGGTTTTGGGCTGATACTGCCGAAAGTGAGCAAGCCGTTCGCGCAGATGACCGGACAGTATGTGGCGACCGGACCGGTGGCGCAGGTGCTGGCGACGTTGCCAGTGGACGATCACCCGAGCACTCGCGGCTACGACAGGGATTCGTTCGGCTATAACACCACCGACGATGACGGTAACGGCTGTACCATTCGTGACGACATCCTCAAACGAGACATGACAAGCGTCAGATACAAGGCGCCAAGCGCCTGCCAGGTCAAAACCGGTGCTTTGCAGGAACCGTATACCGGCAAGTCCATTCGTTTCGTGCGTGGAAAGCAGACGAGTGCGGCGGTGCAGATCGACCATGTGGTCGCGCTAGAGAACGCATGGCAATCGGGCGCGAGTAAGTGGGACGCGGCGACGAAACAGCAATACGGCAATGACGCTTACAACTTGCTCGCCGTCGACGGTCCAGCCAATCAGCAGAAGGGTTCCGCCTCCGCTGCCTACTGGCTACCCATCAATCGCAGGTTCCGCTGCTCCTATGTCGCCCGACAGGTCGGCGTGAAGCAAAAATATAACCTCTCGGTGACCACTCCCGAAAAGCAGGCCATTTCAAAGGTGCTGAAAACGTGTCCGGCGCAGCAGATTCCGAAAGAGTGA